A single region of the Strigops habroptila isolate Jane chromosome 3, bStrHab1.2.pri, whole genome shotgun sequence genome encodes:
- the LOC115601732 gene encoding hypoxia up-regulated protein 1-like, which yields MIGDLEKQKREKSANSLESFIFKTQEKLYQEEHRFVSAGEQREDVSRKLSEASSWMEESSAAATKLDVNCHRFPMDTLYFAMEGQNRGKNPSWSAMHDIS from the exons ATGATCGGAGAtctagagaaacagaaaagagagaaatcgGCCAACAGCTTGGAGTCATTCATCTTTAAGACCCAG GAGAAGCTTTACCAAGAGGAGCATCGGTTTGTCTCAGCgggggagcagagagaagaCGTTTCCAGAAAGCTTAGCGAGGCTTCCAGCTGGATGGAggagagctctgcagctgcaacTAAG ctggACGTCAACTGCCACCGTTTCCCCATGGACACCCTTTATTTTGCCATGGAAGGACAAAACAGAGGGAAGAATCCATCGTGGTCTGCGATGCATG ACATTTCGTGA